Proteins found in one Pelobates fuscus isolate aPelFus1 chromosome 10, aPelFus1.pri, whole genome shotgun sequence genomic segment:
- the LOC134574700 gene encoding trypsin-like has product MASFPVPANKKLPNNTVPPPHCVPPFITLQMGFNIFCTCTISQEAQFCGVPAAFDDDDDDDKIVGGYICTKNSIPYIVSLNIGYHFCGGSLITSQWVLSAAHCYKPSFDVRLGEHNIAVSKDTEQFISSVKVIKHNNYNSFTFDSDIMLIKLASPATLNSYVNTVSLPSSCADAGTSCLIAGWGNTLSDGVNYPDLLQCLNAPILPSSQCSKAYPWRFTSNMFCAGFIEGGKDSCQGDSGGPVVCDGQLHGVVSFGRGCAQINFPGVYTKVCNYISWIENTITSN; this is encoded by the exons ATGGCCAGTTTTCCCGTCCCTGCCAACAAAAAGCTTCCCAACAACACCGTGCCTCCACCACATTGTGTCCCT CCTTTTATCACACTTCAAATGGGATTCAATATATTCTGTACTTGCACCATATCCCAGGAAGCCCAGTTTTGTGGAGTTCCAG CTGcatttgatgatgatgatgatgatgataagatTGTCGGAGGTTACATCTGCACCAAGAATTCCATCCCATACATTGTATCACTAAACATCGGTTACCATTTTTGCGGAGGTTCCCTGATTACCAGCCAGTGGGTGCTCTCTGCTGCTCATTGCTACAAACC AAGCTTTGATGTTAGACTGGGTGAGCACAACATCGCTGTGAGCAAAGACACAGAGCAGTTCATCAGCTCAGTCAAGGTCATCAAACATAACAACTATAATAGTTTTACCTTTGACAGTGACATAATGCTGATCAAGCTTGCCTCACCTGCCACCTTGAATTCCTATGTGAATACTGTATCTTTGCCCTCTAGCTGTGCTGACGCTGGTACCAGCTGTCTAATTGCTGGATGGGGAAACACACTGAGTGATGGAG taaATTACCCAGATCTCCTGCAGTGTCTGAATGCCCCGATCCTGCCTTCTTCCCAGTGCAGTAAAGCCTATCCATGGAGATTCACCAGTAACATGTTCTGTGCTGGATTCATTGAAGGTGGCAAGGATTCCTGCCAG GGTGACTCTGGTGGTCCTGTAGTATGTGATGGACAGCTCCATGGTGTGGTCTCTTTTGGAAGAGGATGTGCTCAGATAAACTTCCCTGGTGTCTACACAAAAGTCTGCAACTACATAAGCTGGATTGAGAACACAATAACATCAAACTGA